A stretch of the Agromyces larvae genome encodes the following:
- a CDS encoding DUF3099 domain-containing protein — MKSQHTITSLPPSPDEERRARMVKYTIAMSIRVVCIVLMLFVQGWWLVVCAAGAIFLPYIAVVLANVGTQRGGEVAAPTLALTAGGADDLRDDVRDPAGSDPRPAHHASGSGAGSGSGHDAGAAR; from the coding sequence ATGAAGTCGCAGCACACGATCACCTCGCTGCCGCCCTCCCCCGATGAGGAGCGTCGCGCGCGCATGGTGAAGTACACGATCGCGATGTCCATCCGCGTCGTGTGCATCGTGCTCATGCTGTTCGTGCAGGGCTGGTGGCTGGTCGTGTGCGCGGCCGGGGCCATCTTCCTGCCGTACATCGCGGTCGTCCTCGCCAACGTCGGAACCCAGCGCGGCGGCGAGGTCGCGGCGCCGACGCTCGCCCTCACCGCCGGCGGCGCGGACGACCTGCGCGACGACGTGCGCGACCCCGCCGGCTCCGATCCGCGCCCGGCGCACCACGCGTCCGGCTCGGGTGCCGGCTCGGGCTCGGGTCACGACGCCGGAGCCGCGCGGTGA
- a CDS encoding aldo/keto reductase gives MQQRQLGDGLRVSAIGLGAMGMSAYYGPSDEQESIATLRHAVDSGVTFIDTAEAYGPFANERLIGRALKGRFDEITIATKASAETDDDGTIHGRNGTPAYIKRAAERSLRHLGTDVIDLYYLHRADPAVPIEESVGAMAELVQEGKVRHLGLSEVAAPTMRRAHAVHPIAAVQSEFSLFARDILDNGEKATADQLGIGFVAFSPLGRGVLSDGIRSLDDLAPDDDRRYLPRFQPDAFAANRRLVDRIESIAAELDATVAQVALAWVLSEGVVPIPGTRHRARLDENAGAARITLDEITRRRLADAFPPAEIIGSRDGIDAPAGVDR, from the coding sequence ATGCAGCAACGACAGCTCGGCGACGGCCTGCGCGTCTCGGCCATCGGCCTCGGCGCGATGGGCATGAGCGCCTACTACGGCCCCAGCGACGAGCAGGAGTCGATCGCGACCCTACGGCACGCCGTCGACTCGGGCGTCACCTTCATCGACACCGCCGAGGCCTACGGCCCGTTCGCCAACGAGCGACTCATCGGGCGAGCCCTGAAGGGGCGCTTCGACGAGATCACGATCGCGACGAAGGCGTCGGCCGAGACGGACGACGACGGCACGATCCACGGTCGCAACGGCACCCCCGCCTACATCAAACGAGCCGCCGAGCGCTCGCTGCGACATCTCGGCACCGACGTGATCGACCTCTACTACCTGCACCGGGCCGACCCGGCCGTGCCCATCGAGGAGAGCGTGGGCGCGATGGCCGAACTCGTGCAGGAGGGCAAGGTGCGCCACCTCGGCCTCTCCGAGGTGGCGGCGCCGACCATGCGCCGGGCCCACGCGGTGCATCCGATCGCCGCGGTGCAGTCCGAGTTCTCGCTCTTCGCACGCGACATCCTCGACAACGGCGAGAAGGCGACCGCCGACCAGCTCGGCATCGGGTTCGTGGCGTTCTCGCCGCTCGGTCGCGGCGTGCTCAGCGACGGCATCCGCAGCCTCGACGACCTCGCGCCCGACGACGACCGGCGATACCTGCCGCGCTTCCAGCCCGACGCGTTCGCCGCGAACCGACGGCTCGTCGACCGGATCGAGTCGATCGCCGCGGAGCTCGATGCGACCGTCGCGCAGGTCGCGCTCGCGTGGGTGCTGTCGGAGGGGGTCGTCCCGATCCCCGGCACGCGGCATCGGGCGCGACTCGACGAGAACGCCGGGGCGGCGCGGATCACCCTCGACGAGATCACCCGACGTCGCCTCGCCGACGCGTTCCCGCCGGCCGAGATCATCGGCTCGCGCGACGGCATCGACGCGCCGGCCGGCGTCGACCGTTGA
- a CDS encoding beta-ketoacyl-ACP reductase — MTTSRTVLVTGGNRGIGYAIAEEFLAQGHRVAVTARSGEGPAGALTVRADVTDAESIDRAFTEIEAELGPVEVVVANAGITRDTLLLRMSEDEFTSVIDTNLTGAFRVVKRASKGMLKARYGRIVLISSVVGLYGSAGQVNYSASKAGLVGMARSLTRELAARGITANVVAPGFIETDMTDALPEAQQAEYRKSIPAGRFASPQEVARVVAWVAGDDAAYISGAVIPVDGGLGMGH; from the coding sequence ATGACGACGAGCCGCACCGTGCTGGTGACCGGAGGCAACCGCGGGATCGGGTACGCGATCGCCGAGGAGTTCCTGGCGCAGGGTCACCGCGTCGCCGTCACCGCCCGCTCGGGCGAAGGTCCGGCGGGCGCGCTGACGGTGCGTGCCGACGTGACCGACGCCGAATCGATCGACCGCGCCTTCACCGAGATCGAGGCCGAGCTCGGGCCGGTCGAGGTCGTCGTGGCGAACGCCGGCATCACCCGCGACACCCTGCTGCTGCGGATGAGCGAGGACGAGTTCACCTCGGTGATCGACACGAACCTCACCGGGGCGTTCCGGGTCGTCAAGCGGGCGTCGAAGGGCATGCTGAAGGCGCGGTACGGGCGCATCGTGCTGATCTCGAGCGTGGTCGGGCTGTACGGGTCGGCGGGCCAGGTGAACTACTCGGCGTCGAAGGCCGGCCTCGTCGGCATGGCCCGTTCACTCACCCGCGAGCTCGCCGCGCGCGGCATCACCGCGAACGTCGTCGCACCCGGGTTCATCGAGACGGACATGACCGACGCGCTGCCCGAAGCGCAGCAGGCCGAGTACCGGAAGAGCATCCCCGCGGGGCGGTTCGCGTCGCCGCAGGAGGTCGCGCGCGTCGTCGCCTGGGTCGCGGGGGACGACGCCGCCTACATCTCGGGCGCCGTGATCCCCGTCGACGGCGGCCTCGGCATGGGGCACTGA
- a CDS encoding ABC transporter ATP-binding protein, producing MASTVLQFRDVSVVRDGNTILDGIDWTVASDERWVILGPNGAGKTTLLQIAAAAMHPTTGEAEVLAEALGKVDVFELRPMIGFASTAMARKIPRNETVLDVVLTAAYSVTGRWNEEYEEIDLRRAQRVLKEWGLEQFADRRFGSLSDGEQKRVQIARSVMTDPELLLLDEPAASLDLGAREELVGLLGGYASSGASPAIVMVTHHVEEIPQGFTHALLLADGKIQAAGPFAEALTAEHLTATFGLPIELSESNGRFAARAA from the coding sequence ATGGCGAGCACGGTTCTGCAGTTCCGCGATGTGTCGGTGGTCCGAGACGGCAACACGATCCTCGACGGGATCGACTGGACCGTCGCCAGCGACGAGCGCTGGGTGATCCTCGGCCCGAACGGCGCCGGCAAGACCACGCTCCTGCAGATCGCGGCCGCCGCGATGCACCCCACGACGGGTGAGGCCGAGGTGCTCGCCGAAGCGCTCGGCAAGGTCGACGTGTTCGAGCTGCGCCCCATGATCGGCTTCGCCTCCACCGCGATGGCGCGCAAGATCCCGCGCAACGAGACGGTGCTCGACGTCGTGCTCACCGCCGCCTACTCGGTCACCGGCCGGTGGAACGAGGAGTACGAGGAGATCGACCTTCGTCGTGCCCAGCGGGTGCTGAAGGAGTGGGGCCTCGAGCAGTTCGCCGACCGCCGTTTCGGCAGCCTGTCCGACGGCGAGCAGAAGCGCGTGCAGATCGCCCGGTCGGTGATGACCGATCCCGAGCTGCTGCTGCTCGACGAGCCGGCCGCGAGCCTCGACCTCGGTGCCCGCGAGGAGCTCGTCGGGCTGCTCGGCGGGTACGCCTCGTCGGGTGCGTCGCCCGCGATCGTCATGGTCACGCATCATGTCGAGGAGATCCCGCAGGGCTTCACGCACGCACTGCTGCTCGCGGACGGCAAGATCCAGGCTGCCGGCCCGTTCGCCGAGGCGCTCACGGCCGAGCACCTCACCGCGACGTTCGGCCTGCCGATCGAGCTCAGCGAGTCGAACGGCCGGTTCGCCGCACGCGCGGCCTGA
- the glgA gene encoding glycogen synthase: protein MRVDLLTREYPPEVYGGAGVHVGELVRALRRSIDVRVRCFGAPRDEAGTVAYATPAGLAEANAAIATLGVDLEMAQDASGADVVHSHTWYANFAGATAKRLHGIPHVVTAHSLEPLRPWKAEQLGGGYRVSSWAERTAFEEADAVIAVSAGMRRDILRAYPGIDPDRVEVVYNGIDLDDWAPNPDPDAVRALGVDPDRPSIVFVGRITRQKGLPYLLRAARLLPPGVQLVLCAGAPDTPEIMAEVTGLVAELAAERDGVVWIDRHLPRPELTALLTAATTFVCPSVYEPLGIVNLEAMACGAPVVGTATGGIPEVVDDGVTGVLVPIEQVDDGTGTPVDPDRFIADLAETLTAVVSDSGRAAALGAAGRRRAEERFAWTSIADRTVEVYERVLARG from the coding sequence ATGCGCGTCGACCTGCTCACCCGTGAGTACCCGCCCGAGGTCTACGGAGGCGCCGGCGTGCACGTCGGCGAGCTGGTGCGTGCGCTGCGGCGCAGCATCGACGTGCGGGTGCGCTGCTTCGGCGCTCCGCGCGACGAGGCGGGCACGGTCGCCTACGCGACTCCGGCGGGCCTCGCCGAGGCGAACGCGGCGATCGCGACGCTGGGCGTCGACCTCGAGATGGCGCAGGATGCCTCGGGCGCCGACGTGGTGCATTCGCACACGTGGTATGCGAACTTCGCCGGCGCCACCGCGAAGCGGCTGCACGGGATCCCGCACGTGGTCACCGCGCACAGTCTGGAGCCGCTGCGGCCGTGGAAGGCGGAGCAGTTGGGCGGCGGCTATCGGGTCTCGTCGTGGGCCGAGCGCACCGCGTTCGAGGAGGCGGACGCGGTGATCGCGGTGAGTGCCGGCATGCGTCGTGACATCCTGCGCGCTTATCCGGGCATCGACCCCGATCGGGTCGAGGTGGTCTACAACGGCATCGACCTCGACGACTGGGCGCCGAATCCCGACCCCGACGCGGTGCGGGCGCTCGGCGTGGACCCCGATCGGCCCTCGATCGTGTTCGTGGGGCGGATCACCCGGCAGAAGGGGCTGCCGTATCTGCTGCGCGCGGCGCGGTTGCTTCCGCCTGGCGTCCAGCTCGTCCTGTGTGCGGGCGCGCCCGACACTCCCGAGATCATGGCGGAGGTCACGGGCCTCGTCGCCGAGCTCGCGGCGGAGCGCGACGGCGTGGTGTGGATCGACCGGCACCTGCCGCGCCCCGAGCTGACGGCGCTGCTCACCGCGGCGACGACGTTCGTGTGCCCGTCGGTGTACGAACCGCTCGGCATCGTGAACCTCGAGGCGATGGCGTGCGGCGCGCCCGTGGTGGGCACCGCGACGGGCGGCATCCCCGAGGTCGTCGACGACGGCGTCACGGGGGTGCTGGTGCCGATCGAGCAGGTCGACGACGGCACGGGCACGCCGGTCGACCCCGACCGGTTCATCGCGGATCTGGCCGAGACGCTGACCGCCGTCGTCTCCGACTCCGGGCGGGCGGCGGCGCTGGGTGCGGCGGGTCGCCGGCGCGCCGAGGAGCGTTTCGCGTGGACGTCGATCGCCGACCGCACCGTCGAGGTGTACGAGCGGGTGCTCGCCCGCGGCTGA
- the serB gene encoding phosphoserine phosphatase SerB, producing the protein MNAAVAAGTAGPLVVLDADSTLIREEAIELLADAAGSLELVAAVTERAMRGELDFAQSLRERVATLAGLDASIFAQVRARMTPTDGVQELIDTVHRAGGRVGVVSGGFHELLDPLAERLGLDFCRANRLELDASGRLTGRVDGPIVDAEAKAAALLEWAELAGIPRHRTIAVGDGANDLRMLATAALGIAFCAKPVVRAQADVAINRPDLSQVLALAGLRG; encoded by the coding sequence GTGAACGCCGCAGTCGCCGCCGGCACGGCCGGCCCGCTCGTCGTGCTCGACGCCGATTCGACGCTGATCCGCGAGGAGGCGATCGAACTGCTCGCCGACGCGGCCGGTTCGCTCGAGCTGGTCGCGGCGGTCACCGAGCGGGCGATGCGCGGCGAACTCGATTTCGCGCAGAGCCTGCGCGAGCGGGTGGCCACGCTCGCCGGTCTGGATGCCTCGATCTTCGCGCAGGTGCGCGCGCGCATGACCCCGACCGATGGCGTGCAGGAACTCATCGACACCGTGCACCGTGCGGGCGGGCGCGTCGGCGTGGTCTCCGGCGGCTTCCACGAACTCCTCGACCCGCTCGCCGAACGCCTCGGCCTCGACTTCTGCCGGGCGAACCGGCTCGAGCTCGATGCATCCGGCCGTCTCACCGGTCGTGTGGACGGGCCGATCGTCGACGCCGAAGCCAAGGCGGCCGCGCTTCTCGAGTGGGCAGAGTTGGCGGGCATCCCCCGCCATCGCACCATCGCCGTCGGCGACGGCGCGAACGATCTGCGCATGCTCGCGACCGCCGCGCTCGGCATCGCCTTCTGTGCGAAACCGGTCGTGCGCGCGCAAGCGGATGTCGCGATCAATCGCCCCGATCTCTCGCAGGTGCTCGCGCTGGCCGGCCTGCGAGGCTGA
- the glgC gene encoding glucose-1-phosphate adenylyltransferase codes for MASRKVFGIVLAGGEGKRLMPLTEDRAKPAVPFGGQYRLIDFALSNLLNSGLRQIVVLTQYKSHSLDRHVSQTWRLSGLLNSYVASVPAQQRLGKRWFSGSADAILQSLNLIYDEKPDIIVVVGADHVYRMDFSQMIDAHVASGAEATVAAIRQPISLANQFGVIDVDPKRPDRIRQFLEKPNDPVGLPDSPDEVFASMGNYVFDADALVDSVLRDGEQTSSSHDMGGDIIPSFVARGAAGVYDLQRNDVPGATDRDRYYWRDVGTLDSYYEAHQDLISVLPVFNLYNREWPIFSQQLNSPPAKVTRDARGALGTVIDSIVSLGSVISGAHIERSVLGPWSVVGSGAHVVDSILFDRARIDEGAHVKRAILDKEVVVEAGAEIGVDRAADLARGFIVTDSGLTVVGKGSRVRARA; via the coding sequence ATGGCATCGCGCAAGGTCTTCGGCATCGTCCTCGCCGGCGGAGAAGGCAAACGACTCATGCCCCTGACCGAAGACCGCGCCAAGCCCGCGGTGCCGTTCGGCGGGCAGTACCGGCTCATCGACTTCGCGCTGTCGAACCTGCTCAACTCGGGCCTGCGGCAGATCGTCGTGCTCACGCAGTACAAGTCGCACTCCCTCGACCGCCACGTCTCGCAGACCTGGCGACTGAGCGGGCTGCTGAACTCCTACGTCGCCTCGGTGCCGGCGCAGCAGCGACTCGGCAAGCGCTGGTTCTCGGGCTCGGCCGACGCGATCCTGCAGAGCCTCAACCTGATCTACGACGAGAAGCCCGACATCATCGTGGTCGTCGGCGCCGACCACGTGTACCGCATGGACTTCAGCCAGATGATCGACGCCCACGTCGCATCGGGTGCCGAGGCCACGGTCGCCGCGATCCGCCAGCCCATCTCGCTCGCGAACCAGTTCGGCGTCATCGACGTCGACCCGAAGCGTCCCGACCGCATCCGGCAATTCCTCGAGAAGCCGAACGACCCGGTCGGCCTGCCCGACTCCCCCGACGAGGTGTTCGCGTCGATGGGCAACTACGTCTTCGACGCCGACGCGCTCGTGGACTCCGTGCTCCGCGACGGCGAGCAGACCTCGTCGAGCCACGACATGGGCGGCGACATCATCCCGTCATTCGTCGCCCGCGGCGCGGCCGGCGTCTACGACCTGCAGCGCAACGACGTGCCCGGCGCGACCGACCGCGACCGGTACTACTGGCGCGACGTCGGAACCCTCGACAGCTACTACGAAGCCCATCAAGACCTGATCTCGGTGCTGCCGGTGTTCAACCTCTACAACCGCGAGTGGCCGATCTTCTCGCAGCAGCTGAACTCGCCGCCGGCGAAGGTGACCCGCGACGCGCGCGGCGCCCTCGGCACCGTGATCGACTCGATCGTCTCGCTCGGTTCGGTGATCTCGGGTGCGCACATCGAACGCAGTGTGCTCGGCCCGTGGTCAGTCGTCGGCTCCGGGGCGCACGTGGTCGACTCGATCCTGTTCGACCGCGCCCGCATCGACGAAGGCGCCCACGTGAAGCGCGCCATCCTCGACAAAGAGGTGGTGGTCGAGGCGGGTGCCGAGATCGGCGTCGACCGCGCCGCCGACCTCGCGCGCGGATTCATCGTGACCGACAGCGGACTCACCGTGGTCGGCAAGGGCTCACGCGTCCGGGCGCGCGCGTGA